The sequence below is a genomic window from Halococcus saccharolyticus DSM 5350.
AGCCGAAGGTTGGCCTCGTATTCTCGCCACCGCGACTGGCTTCGATAGGTGTCGCCGGTCAGGTACGGGAAGTGGACGTCCAGCAGGAACACCCAGAGGAAGTACGGCTTTTCGGCCCGTTGCGCCCACGAAACGATGTCGTCGTACATCGCGCTCCACGGCTTGAACACGTTTTCGCGCTGCATCCAGCTCAACACGAGCCGCGTCGCCGCGAGTGCCTTCGATCCACCCTCTTCGAGCATCCGGCTCCAGATCGAACTCGACAGGTCATCACCCATGAAATCCTCGAATCGGTCGAATCCCCGATCGAAGCCGAAGTACCGCGAGGTCCACGGGTTGGGTGTGAACGCGCCTGTCGCGTAGCCGCGCCGGGACAGTTTCTCCGCGAGCGTGTCGTGAGCCAGGACGTGGTCCCTGATCTCTGTGCGGGTTGAGGCGAGTTCGTCGCCGCTCCCGGCCCCGGTCGGGTACGTGCCCGTCATCGTTGCGGGGAGTGATTCGGGCGTTGTCGGTCCCGGTGCGATGGCGTTCGTGAAGACCGCACCCTCCTCGGCCATCACATCGAGGGCGGGGGTGGTCTCGTGCTCGTAGCCCATGAACGAACAGTGATCCGCACGGAAACTGTCGACGGTCACCAGCACGATGTTCGGTTGTTCACTCATAGTTCGGCCACCTCGATCTCCCGCGCCGTTCCGGCGATCCGCTCGCGTTCGGAGTTCGTCAGCCGGCGAGTTGATTCGAGGCTGTCCCACACGTCCGAGAGGTCGACTCCCGACTGTAGGTTCAACTCCTCCGG
It includes:
- a CDS encoding sulfatase, which produces MSEQPNIVLVTVDSFRADHCSFMGYEHETTPALDVMAEEGAVFTNAIAPGPTTPESLPATMTGTYPTGAGSGDELASTRTEIRDHVLAHDTLAEKLSRRGYATGAFTPNPWTSRYFGFDRGFDRFEDFMGDDLSSSIWSRMLEEGGSKALAATRLVLSWMQRENVFKPWSAMYDDIVSWAQRAEKPYFLWVFLLDVHFPYLTGDTYRSQSRWREYEANLRLYLEDQHTPYSPRVHEQLVTAYDDSIRYTDAFFERLRSDVEDTVIVVHGDHGEAFGEHGTYTHQHQLYRENIHVPLVVSGVPSRRIDRPISLRAIPRLLTGIAETGAVPDIENPFVAARTDETAAIDSGRVKYLRNGDGEELYDIGRDEQSQVSNDQLGALCRGVLAQFDASMAEQRTIGEAAREVVRER